One region of Microbacterium rhizosphaerae genomic DNA includes:
- a CDS encoding holo-ACP synthase, which yields MIIGIGVDLVDIPRFERLVERTPRLLARLFSEAERQLKLHSLAARYAAKEALIKALGDSDGLHWSEIEIASEPSGKPVFALSGETAAIVAARGIDALHLSLSHDAGLATAYVIAERLSDAEARA from the coding sequence ATGATCATCGGCATCGGCGTCGACCTCGTCGACATCCCGCGGTTCGAGCGGCTGGTCGAGCGGACGCCGCGGCTGCTGGCGCGGCTCTTCTCCGAGGCGGAGCGGCAGCTCAAGCTGCACTCGCTCGCGGCGCGCTACGCCGCCAAGGAGGCCCTGATCAAGGCGCTCGGCGACTCCGACGGGCTGCACTGGAGCGAGATCGAGATCGCATCGGAGCCGTCCGGCAAACCGGTCTTCGCGCTGTCCGGAGAGACGGCCGCGATCGTGGCGGCCCGCGGCATCGACGCCCTTCATCTGTCGCTGTCGCACGACGCGGGACTCGCGACGGCGTATGTCATCGCCGAGCGGCTCTCGGACGCGGAGGCTCGCGCGTGA
- the alr gene encoding alanine racemase, with protein MRRLTGVDVMAVVKAEGYGHGAVRSAAAALAGGASRLGVTDVAEALALRRGGIDAPVVAWLHAPGQSFAEAAASGIEIGVSTMDQLQAAAAAASSEHAAGVHLKLETGLGRNGIAPADYAAVFSEAARLERIGRVRIVGLFSHLSNTSAEDDRAALAAFLDGVDAAARIGIRPQLRHIAATHAAIEIPEARLDCVRIGIGIYGLSPFADRTSGDLGLRPAMTLRGEVAAVRRVPAGQGVSYGYTYRTERETTLALVPLGYADGVPRQASGAGPVVIGRQRFHVSGRIAMDQFVVDVGDAPVRIGDDVTLFGDPTLGAPAVEEWADAASTINYEIVTRIGPRVPRRQVRG; from the coding sequence ATGCGGCGGCTCACGGGCGTCGACGTCATGGCCGTCGTCAAGGCCGAGGGATACGGTCACGGGGCCGTGCGATCGGCAGCGGCCGCGCTCGCCGGAGGCGCGAGCCGCCTCGGCGTCACCGACGTGGCGGAGGCGCTCGCCCTCAGGCGGGGCGGCATCGACGCGCCGGTCGTCGCCTGGCTGCACGCGCCGGGGCAGTCGTTCGCCGAGGCTGCGGCCTCGGGCATCGAGATCGGCGTCTCGACGATGGATCAGCTGCAGGCGGCGGCCGCCGCCGCATCCTCCGAGCACGCGGCCGGCGTGCACCTGAAGCTCGAGACGGGCCTCGGTCGCAACGGCATCGCACCGGCGGATTACGCCGCGGTGTTCTCCGAGGCCGCACGCCTCGAGCGGATCGGCCGTGTGCGGATCGTGGGCCTGTTCAGCCACCTCTCCAACACCTCCGCGGAGGACGACCGTGCCGCGCTCGCGGCCTTCCTCGACGGTGTCGACGCCGCGGCGCGGATCGGCATCCGCCCGCAGCTGCGGCACATCGCCGCGACGCACGCCGCGATCGAGATCCCCGAGGCGCGCCTGGACTGCGTCCGCATCGGCATCGGCATCTACGGCCTGTCGCCGTTCGCCGATCGCACGTCGGGCGACCTCGGACTGCGGCCCGCGATGACCCTGCGCGGCGAGGTCGCGGCGGTGCGCCGCGTGCCCGCGGGCCAGGGTGTCTCGTACGGCTACACGTATCGCACCGAGCGCGAGACGACGCTGGCCCTCGTCCCGCTCGGCTATGCCGACGGCGTGCCTCGCCAGGCGTCGGGTGCGGGGCCGGTGGTCATCGGGCGTCAGCGGTTCCACGTGTCCGGACGCATCGCGATGGACCAGTTCGTCGTCGATGTCGGGGATGCGCCCGTGCGGATAGGCGACGACGTGACCCTGTTCGGCGACCCCACGCTCGGCGCGCCGGCCGTCGAGGAGTGGGCGGACGCCGCATCCACCATCAACTACGAGATCGTGACGCGGATCGGCCCGCGGGTGCCGCGCAGGCAGGTGCGGGGATGA
- the tsaE gene encoding tRNA (adenosine(37)-N6)-threonylcarbamoyltransferase complex ATPase subunit type 1 TsaE, whose product MSLEQLEGRHEIVAPADMEALGARMGGMLRPGDLVVLTGPLGAGKTTLTRGIAAGLGVRGPVQSPTFVIARTHPSLVGGAPLVHVDAYRLGSAAELDDLDVDVDNSVVVVEWGRGMVDGLRDAWWEVELDRSWHGRGVDTACGVVAHADELDADSPRIVTISRRP is encoded by the coding sequence ATGAGCCTCGAGCAGCTGGAGGGGCGGCACGAGATCGTCGCTCCCGCAGACATGGAGGCCCTCGGCGCGCGGATGGGCGGGATGCTGCGCCCCGGCGACCTCGTCGTGCTCACGGGTCCGCTCGGCGCCGGCAAGACCACTCTCACCCGCGGCATCGCGGCGGGACTGGGCGTGCGCGGGCCCGTGCAGAGCCCGACCTTCGTGATCGCCCGCACGCACCCGTCGCTCGTCGGGGGCGCTCCGCTCGTGCACGTCGACGCGTACCGGCTCGGCTCCGCCGCCGAGCTCGACGACCTCGACGTCGACGTGGACAACTCCGTCGTCGTCGTCGAGTGGGGTCGCGGCATGGTCGACGGCCTGCGTGACGCGTGGTGGGAGGTCGAGCTGGACAGGTCGTGGCATGGTCGAGGCGTCGACACCGCGTGCGGCGTGGTCGCGCACGCGGACGAGCTGGATGCCGACTCCCCCCGCATCGTGACGATCAGCCGACGGCCCTAG
- the tsaB gene encoding tRNA (adenosine(37)-N6)-threonylcarbamoyltransferase complex dimerization subunit type 1 TsaB — MILGIDTSVGTSVSVVDPDGVVRAAESSQNPLGHAEVIGTLIARALEDAAVTPALGVTFRTDDSITHVAAGMGPGPFTGLRVGIAAARAFALGRGIPVIPVVSHDAVALGYLLQAAVTGDDEQLIAVVTDARRREFAYTVYDGMDADGLPVRATEPALIPRDDLDARLAELGALRLDAPAVPAALIGVAASRALAAGRTIGPDDALYLRSPDVTLPGAHKRVTA; from the coding sequence ATGATCCTCGGCATCGACACCTCGGTGGGCACGAGCGTCTCCGTCGTCGACCCCGACGGAGTCGTGCGCGCCGCGGAGTCGAGCCAGAACCCGCTCGGACACGCAGAGGTCATCGGCACCCTCATCGCCCGCGCGCTCGAAGACGCGGCCGTCACTCCCGCTCTGGGGGTGACCTTCCGCACCGACGACTCGATCACGCATGTCGCTGCCGGCATGGGGCCGGGACCGTTCACCGGCCTGCGGGTGGGCATCGCCGCGGCGCGCGCGTTCGCGCTCGGCCGCGGCATCCCGGTGATCCCGGTCGTGAGCCATGACGCCGTCGCTCTGGGGTACCTCCTGCAGGCGGCCGTCACGGGCGACGACGAACAGCTGATCGCCGTGGTCACGGATGCGCGCCGGCGCGAGTTCGCGTACACCGTCTACGACGGGATGGATGCCGACGGCCTCCCCGTCCGTGCGACCGAGCCCGCCCTCATCCCTCGCGACGACCTCGATGCACGCCTCGCGGAGCTCGGAGCGCTGCGGCTGGACGCCCCCGCCGTGCCCGCCGCGCTCATCGGCGTCGCGGCATCCCGAGCCCTGGCCGCCGGCCGCACGATCGGGCCGGACGATGCGCTCTACCTCCGGTCACCGGATGTGACCCTCCCGGGCGCACACAAGCGGGTGACGGCGTGA
- the rimI gene encoding ribosomal protein S18-alanine N-acetyltransferase: MSRAATVADLDAIMALERASFPTDAWSETMMRAELESSHNRYFVIETAGRIVAYGGVRALSGSKDADIQTIAVDASARGHGQGRALLRDLLTAAQERGAAQVFLEVRADNPVAQGLYASEGFAELGRRPGYYQPDDVDAVIMRLDLERWAHASAAAGTDGGVCT, translated from the coding sequence GTGAGCCGCGCCGCGACCGTGGCCGACCTCGACGCGATCATGGCCCTCGAGCGAGCCTCATTCCCGACCGACGCCTGGTCGGAGACCATGATGCGCGCCGAGCTCGAGTCGTCCCACAACCGCTACTTCGTCATCGAGACCGCGGGCCGCATCGTCGCGTACGGGGGAGTGCGCGCGCTGAGCGGGTCGAAGGATGCCGACATCCAGACCATCGCGGTCGACGCCTCGGCACGCGGCCACGGGCAGGGCCGCGCCCTGCTGCGCGACCTCCTGACCGCGGCGCAGGAGCGCGGAGCGGCGCAGGTGTTCCTCGAGGTGCGTGCCGACAACCCGGTCGCCCAGGGTCTCTACGCATCCGAGGGCTTCGCCGAGCTGGGGCGCCGTCCGGGCTACTACCAGCCCGATGACGTCGACGCCGTCATCATGCGCCTCGACCTGGAGCGGTGGGCCCACGCATCGGCGGCGGCCGGAACCGACGGAGGAGTCTGCACGTGA
- the tsaD gene encoding tRNA (adenosine(37)-N6)-threonylcarbamoyltransferase complex transferase subunit TsaD, with translation MNDPLVLGIETSCDETGIGIVRGRTLLSNTIASSMDEHARYGGVVPEIAARAHLEALQPAIEAALREAGVQLDDLDAIAVTSGPGLAGALMVGIGAAKALAVSLDKPLYAVNHLVGHIAADILDASAPPLELPTVALLVSGGHTSLLLVRDLTTDVELLGETVDDAAGEAFDKVARLLGLPYPGGPEIDRAAASGDAHAIRFPRGLSRASDLDKHRYDFSFSGLKTAVARWTEQYDGELPVADVAASFREAVVDVLVTKALAACADHGVPRLLLGGGVIANRRLRDVALARAAEAGVTVRIPPLSLCTDNGAMIAGLAAELIRSGRKPSTLEFGADSTLPVTEIQVAESVAVA, from the coding sequence GTGAACGACCCGCTGGTGCTCGGCATCGAGACGAGCTGCGACGAGACGGGCATCGGCATCGTCCGCGGTCGGACGCTGCTGTCCAACACGATCGCGAGCTCGATGGACGAGCACGCCCGCTACGGCGGCGTCGTGCCCGAGATCGCCGCTCGGGCCCATCTGGAGGCGCTGCAGCCCGCGATCGAGGCTGCGCTCCGCGAGGCGGGCGTACAGCTCGACGACCTGGACGCCATCGCGGTGACGAGCGGGCCGGGCCTCGCGGGCGCACTGATGGTCGGCATCGGCGCGGCGAAGGCGCTCGCGGTGTCGCTCGACAAGCCGCTCTACGCCGTCAACCACCTCGTCGGGCACATCGCCGCGGACATCCTGGATGCATCCGCGCCTCCCCTCGAGCTCCCGACGGTGGCGCTGCTGGTGAGCGGCGGCCACACGTCGCTGCTGCTCGTCCGTGACCTCACGACCGACGTCGAGCTCCTCGGCGAGACGGTCGACGACGCCGCCGGCGAGGCGTTCGACAAGGTCGCACGACTGCTCGGGCTTCCCTATCCGGGGGGTCCGGAGATAGACCGGGCCGCGGCATCCGGCGACGCCCACGCGATCCGCTTCCCGCGGGGGCTCTCGCGTGCGAGCGATCTCGACAAGCACCGCTACGACTTCTCGTTCTCGGGACTCAAGACGGCGGTCGCCCGCTGGACCGAGCAGTACGACGGAGAGCTGCCGGTCGCGGATGTCGCCGCGTCCTTCCGAGAGGCCGTCGTGGACGTCCTCGTCACGAAGGCGCTCGCGGCGTGCGCCGACCACGGCGTGCCGAGGCTCCTTCTCGGCGGCGGCGTCATCGCCAATCGGCGTCTGCGGGATGTCGCGCTCGCACGTGCGGCCGAGGCCGGAGTCACGGTGCGCATCCCGCCGCTCAGTCTCTGCACGGACAACGGGGCGATGATCGCCGGACTCGCCGCCGAGCTCATCCGGTCGGGCCGCAAGCCTTCGACGCTCGAGTTCGGGGCGGACTCGACCCTCCCTGTCACCGAGATCCAGGTCGCCGAGAGCGTCGCCGTGGCATGA
- a CDS encoding THUMP-like domain-containing protein has translation MEMSELRALLTPEGLQLLDETKATDIRDVARAVSRLRAAGHSADLVSAVVGQARLRERAEAKFGPFAERMLFTRAGLEQATRLEVAARHAGRFRDAGLGSVADLGCGIGGDALGFAGIGMRVLAVDADEVTAAIAAYNLAPFGGAVTVQHGEAEASDLSAVESVWLDPARRTAGHTETSRVRAEDYTPSLDWAFELAERMPTGIKLGPAFDRELIPDAVEAQWIAVDGSTIELVMWSGALARPGVARAALVVRNGVGNELTSAVDAQDEPVRELGAFVHEPEGAVIRARLIGDVARSLEAGMLAPGVAYLTGDAAVTSPFVSTFRVRETLPADVKGLGKALRDRGIGRLEIKKRGVDIDPAKLRTQLRLRGDEEATLLLTRRGGRRLAILADRV, from the coding sequence GTGGAGATGAGCGAGCTGCGGGCCCTGCTGACGCCCGAGGGGCTGCAGCTCCTCGACGAGACGAAGGCGACAGACATCCGGGATGTCGCTCGTGCGGTGTCGAGGCTGCGCGCGGCGGGACACTCGGCCGACCTCGTCTCGGCGGTCGTGGGCCAGGCACGGCTGCGGGAGCGAGCGGAGGCCAAGTTCGGTCCCTTCGCCGAGCGGATGCTGTTCACGCGCGCCGGGCTCGAGCAGGCGACGCGCCTCGAGGTCGCGGCACGGCACGCGGGTCGATTCCGGGATGCCGGTCTCGGCAGCGTGGCCGACCTCGGCTGCGGCATCGGCGGCGACGCGCTCGGCTTCGCCGGCATCGGGATGCGGGTGCTCGCCGTCGACGCCGACGAGGTGACCGCGGCCATCGCGGCGTACAACCTGGCGCCCTTCGGGGGCGCCGTGACTGTCCAGCACGGGGAGGCCGAGGCATCCGATCTGTCCGCCGTGGAGTCGGTCTGGCTCGATCCCGCCCGCCGCACCGCGGGGCACACCGAGACCTCCCGCGTTCGCGCGGAGGACTACACGCCGTCGCTCGACTGGGCGTTCGAGCTGGCGGAGCGCATGCCGACCGGGATCAAGCTGGGGCCGGCCTTCGACCGCGAGCTCATCCCCGACGCTGTCGAGGCGCAGTGGATCGCCGTGGACGGCTCCACGATCGAGCTCGTGATGTGGTCCGGCGCGCTGGCCCGCCCGGGTGTGGCACGCGCGGCGCTCGTCGTGCGCAACGGTGTCGGGAACGAGCTGACGTCGGCGGTGGATGCGCAGGACGAGCCCGTGCGCGAGCTCGGCGCCTTCGTCCACGAGCCGGAGGGGGCCGTCATCCGCGCCCGCCTCATCGGCGATGTCGCCCGCTCGCTCGAGGCCGGGATGCTGGCGCCCGGCGTCGCCTACCTGACCGGCGACGCCGCTGTGACGTCTCCGTTCGTGTCGACCTTCCGGGTGCGGGAGACGCTTCCCGCCGACGTGAAGGGCCTCGGCAAGGCCCTCCGCGACCGGGGTATCGGGCGGCTGGAGATCAAGAAGCGCGGCGTCGACATCGATCCGGCGAAGCTGCGCACCCAGCTGAGGCTCCGCGGCGACGAGGAGGCGACGCTTCTGCTCACCCGACGCGGCGGCAGGCGGCTCGCGATCCTCGCCGACCGCGTCTGA
- the groES gene encoding co-chaperone GroES, whose product MSVSIKPLEDRIVIKQVEAEQTTASGLVIPDTAKEKPQEGEVVAVGPGRIDDNGNRIPLDVAVGDRVIYSKYGGTEVKFGGDELLVLSARDVLAVVVR is encoded by the coding sequence GTGTCGGTTTCCATCAAGCCGCTCGAGGACCGGATCGTCATCAAGCAGGTCGAGGCCGAGCAGACCACCGCGAGCGGTCTGGTCATCCCCGACACCGCCAAGGAGAAGCCCCAGGAGGGCGAGGTCGTGGCGGTCGGCCCCGGCCGCATCGACGACAACGGCAACCGCATCCCGCTCGACGTCGCCGTCGGCGACCGCGTGATCTACAGCAAGTACGGCGGCACCGAGGTCAAGTTCGGCGGTGACGAGCTGCTCGTCCTGTCGGCGCGCGACGTGCTGGCGGTCGTCGTCCGCTGA